In Tumebacillus amylolyticus, the genomic stretch TCTGCGTCAACGAGGTCTCGATATCGGATGCTGGAAACCGATGCAATCGGGTGAACTCGCCCACGACCCCGCAGGAGATGCGATGCGTTTGAAAACTCTCGGTGACCTGCCCGACTCCCCGGACCTCCTCTGCGGCTGGTCGTTTGCAGAACCGCTCGCCCCGCGTCTCGCAGCGGAACGCGCAGGCGTCGAACTCTACAGACGAGATCTGCTCGCCAAGTACGAGGAAGTTCGCAACTTTCACGACCACCTGCTCATCGAAGGCGCGGGCGGTCTCGCCGTTCCGCTCACAGCAGATACCCGTGTCGTCGACCTCGCTCGCGAGCTGAACCATCCCGTACTGCTCATCGTCCGCGCCGGACTTGGCACCGTCAACCACACCGTGCTCACCGTCCGTTTTGCCGAACAAAACGGGCTGCGCGTTGTCGGCGCGATTCTCTCCGGCGGCGGACGACCTGACGCCGAGATGAGCGAGCCTTTCAACGCAGATTACATCGAAGAATACGCCGGCATCCCCATCCTCGGGCACGTCCCTTGGCTTGGTGACACGCCCTCCGACGACCTCATTCGTGAAACGGTCGAACGCACCGTCGACATCGACCGACTCGCACGCTTCTTGTTCGGCGGCGACTGACCCCCGTGTTTCATCATCTTCATATAGACAATCGTACCTTTGAGAGGAGTCAAAAAAATCATGACCACCACCACCCAACTCAACTACCGCGAACTCGCAAAGCAAGTGCTGCAAGGCCACGAACTGACCAAGGAGGAAGCTCTCGCCCTCCTCGAAGCACCGGATGAAGACCTGCTCGACATCTTGCACTCCGCCTACGAGATTCGCAAGCACTACTACGGCAACAAAGTCAAACTGAACATGATCATCAACGCCAAGTCCGGCCTCTGCCCGGAAGACTGCGGCTACTGCTCGCAATCGATCGTCGCCGACACGCCGGTTGAAAAATACGCGATGCTCAACAAAGACTCGATCC encodes the following:
- the bioD gene encoding dethiobiotin synthase, with the protein product MSLFITATDTGVGKTLVTGGIAYALRQRGLDIGCWKPMQSGELAHDPAGDAMRLKTLGDLPDSPDLLCGWSFAEPLAPRLAAERAGVELYRRDLLAKYEEVRNFHDHLLIEGAGGLAVPLTADTRVVDLARELNHPVLLIVRAGLGTVNHTVLTVRFAEQNGLRVVGAILSGGGRPDAEMSEPFNADYIEEYAGIPILGHVPWLGDTPSDDLIRETVERTVDIDRLARFLFGGD